One window of the Streptomyces sp. NBC_00259 genome contains the following:
- the glgX gene encoding glycogen debranching protein GlgX — MQVWPGQAYPLGATYDGAGTNFAVYSEAAHRIELCLLHDDGSETAVELRETDAFVRHAYLPGVMPGQRYGFRVHGPYAPERGQRCNSAKLLLDPYARAMSGRIDWGEAVYGYHFGRPDSRNDLDSAPHTMTSVVVNPYFDWGDDRPPRTDYHRTILYEAHVKGLTMMHPALPEELRGTYAGLAHPEVISHLTELGITALELMPVHQFVNDHRLVDSGLNNYWGYNTIGFFAPHNRYASWGDRGQQVLEFKSAVRALHQAGIEVILDVVYNHTAEGNHLGPTLSFRGIDNASYYRLSEDRRYHTDTTGTGNSMLMRSPHVLQLIMDSLRYWVTEMHVDGFRFDLAATLARQFHEVDRLSSFFDLVQQDPVVSQVKLIAEPWDVGEGGYQVGKFPPLWTEWNGKYRDTVRDLWRGEPRTLAEFASRLTGSSDLYQDDGRRPLASVNFVTCHDGFTLHDLVAYNEKHNEANGEGNRDGESHNRSWNCGAEGETEDGEVRELRNRQMRNFIATLMLSQGVPMLSHGDEFARTQSGNNNAYCQDNELSWVHWPESTADQEGTLLAFTRAMVWLRRDHQVFRRRRFFHGRPVEGTHDELSDIAWFTPEGGEMTSRDWQAAHAKALTVFLNGHAISEPGPRGERISDDSFLLMFNASAEDLDFAVPVNHGRTWQVVVDTARPEGVPPGQGPKVAAGERVRMISRSLTVLRRPA; from the coding sequence ATGCAGGTCTGGCCGGGACAGGCGTATCCACTCGGTGCCACGTACGACGGCGCCGGCACCAATTTCGCGGTCTACTCCGAGGCCGCGCACCGAATCGAGCTGTGTCTGCTGCACGACGACGGCTCCGAGACGGCGGTCGAGCTGCGCGAGACCGACGCGTTCGTCCGCCATGCCTATCTGCCGGGTGTCATGCCCGGACAGCGGTACGGATTCCGGGTGCACGGCCCCTACGCGCCGGAGCGCGGGCAGCGGTGCAACTCGGCGAAGCTGCTCCTCGACCCGTACGCGCGGGCGATGAGCGGCCGTATCGACTGGGGCGAGGCGGTCTACGGCTACCACTTCGGCAGACCGGACTCGCGCAACGATCTCGACTCCGCTCCGCACACGATGACGTCGGTCGTCGTCAATCCCTACTTCGACTGGGGAGACGACCGTCCGCCGCGGACCGACTACCACCGCACGATCCTCTACGAGGCCCATGTGAAGGGCCTGACGATGATGCATCCCGCGCTGCCGGAGGAGCTGCGCGGGACGTACGCGGGGCTCGCGCACCCCGAGGTGATCTCGCATCTGACGGAACTGGGCATCACGGCGCTGGAATTGATGCCGGTGCACCAGTTCGTGAACGATCACCGGCTGGTCGATTCAGGGCTCAACAACTACTGGGGCTACAACACGATCGGGTTCTTCGCACCGCACAACCGTTACGCGTCGTGGGGCGACCGCGGACAGCAGGTCCTGGAGTTCAAGTCCGCGGTCCGCGCGCTGCACCAGGCGGGTATCGAGGTCATCCTCGACGTGGTCTACAACCACACGGCCGAGGGCAATCATCTCGGCCCGACGCTGTCGTTCCGCGGCATCGACAACGCCTCCTACTACCGGCTGTCGGAGGACCGCCGCTACCACACGGACACCACCGGCACCGGCAACTCGATGCTGATGCGCTCGCCGCACGTGCTCCAGCTGATCATGGACTCGCTGCGCTACTGGGTGACCGAGATGCACGTCGACGGCTTCCGCTTCGACCTCGCGGCGACCCTGGCGCGGCAGTTCCACGAGGTCGACCGGCTCTCCTCGTTCTTCGACCTGGTCCAGCAGGATCCGGTGGTCAGCCAGGTGAAGCTGATCGCCGAGCCGTGGGACGTCGGCGAGGGCGGCTACCAGGTGGGGAAGTTCCCGCCCCTGTGGACCGAGTGGAACGGCAAGTACCGCGACACCGTACGGGACTTGTGGCGCGGGGAGCCGCGCACGCTCGCCGAGTTCGCGTCCCGGCTGACCGGCTCCTCCGATCTGTACCAGGACGACGGACGGCGTCCGCTCGCCTCGGTCAACTTCGTCACCTGCCACGACGGCTTCACCCTGCACGACCTGGTCGCGTACAACGAGAAGCACAACGAGGCCAACGGGGAGGGCAACAGGGACGGGGAGAGCCACAACCGGTCCTGGAACTGCGGGGCGGAGGGCGAGACCGAGGACGGCGAGGTACGGGAGCTGCGCAACCGGCAGATGCGCAACTTCATCGCGACGCTCATGCTGTCCCAGGGCGTGCCGATGCTCAGCCACGGCGACGAGTTCGCCCGTACGCAGTCCGGCAACAACAACGCCTACTGCCAGGACAACGAGCTGTCCTGGGTGCACTGGCCGGAGTCGACCGCCGACCAGGAGGGCACGCTCCTCGCCTTCACCCGGGCGATGGTCTGGCTGCGCCGCGACCACCAGGTGTTCCGGCGGCGGCGCTTCTTCCACGGCCGGCCGGTGGAGGGCACGCACGACGAGCTGTCCGACATCGCCTGGTTCACCCCGGAGGGCGGGGAGATGACCTCGCGGGACTGGCAGGCCGCCCATGCCAAGGCGCTGACGGTGTTCCTCAACGGTCACGCGATCTCGGAGCCGGGGCCGCGCGGAGAGCGGATCTCGGACGACTCGTTCCTGCTGATGTTCAACGCGAGCGCCGAGGATCTGGATTTCGCGGTTCCGGTGAACCACGGACGGACCTGGCAGGTCGTGGTGGACACCGCCCGCCCGGAGGGCGTCCCTCCGGGCCAGGGTCCGAAAGTGGCCGCGGGCGAGCGGGTCCGGATGATCAGCCGGAGTCTGACGGTGCTGCGGCGGCCGGCGTAG
- a CDS encoding Tat pathway signal sequence domain protein, with the protein MRTLMRRHLGKLVAGTAIAVTGTALMAGITLPGTAGAEDGPGGPAAAARERGPGDPGVSAPEPGVMEAPAEEGKKGIGRDPLTDDERKRAERLATAPAARSGENVDGGRGPQLLTTDLAEPLPSEAGLAAPRRAVVSSYDYRTDQLVTATVDVGSGKVESREAQQGVQPSPHREELREAVELILASPLGAGLRADYRDATGRALTSAGPLTLSGFVYRKEREARTPAELASCGVHRCVRVITKITNGPWIDTRDLAVDLSARTVVRTPSA; encoded by the coding sequence GTGCGCACTCTGATGCGCCGCCACCTGGGGAAACTGGTGGCGGGCACGGCCATTGCGGTGACGGGGACGGCGTTGATGGCGGGAATCACCCTGCCGGGCACGGCGGGAGCCGAGGACGGACCCGGCGGCCCGGCCGCCGCCGCCCGTGAGCGGGGACCGGGGGATCCCGGCGTCTCCGCGCCCGAACCCGGCGTCATGGAGGCGCCCGCCGAGGAGGGCAAGAAGGGAATCGGGCGCGACCCGCTCACCGACGACGAACGGAAACGGGCCGAACGGCTGGCGACGGCGCCGGCCGCGCGCAGCGGCGAGAACGTGGACGGCGGCCGGGGCCCGCAGCTCCTCACCACCGACCTGGCCGAACCGCTGCCGTCCGAGGCGGGCCTCGCCGCGCCGCGCCGCGCCGTCGTGTCGTCCTACGACTACCGGACCGACCAGCTCGTCACGGCCACCGTCGACGTCGGCAGCGGAAAGGTGGAGAGCCGCGAGGCACAGCAGGGGGTGCAGCCCTCCCCGCACCGCGAGGAGCTGCGCGAAGCCGTCGAGCTGATCCTGGCGAGCCCGCTCGGCGCCGGACTCAGGGCCGACTACCGGGACGCCACCGGCCGGGCACTCACCTCGGCCGGACCGCTCACCCTGAGCGGCTTCGTCTACCGCAAGGAACGCGAGGCGCGCACTCCCGCGGAGCTCGCCTCCTGCGGGGTGCACCGCTGTGTCCGCGTCATCACCAAGATCACCAATGGGCCGTGGATCGACACCAGGGACCTGGCCGTCGACCTCAGCGCCCGCACCGTCGTCCGCACGCCTTCCGCCTGA
- a CDS encoding copper amine oxidase, whose amino-acid sequence MDKSRLPRALTPAVPAVPAVPAVPAVPAVPAVPAVPAVPAGPVRAARAVRGPAPVLAAAVLLGGALTAAGPTAQAAAPQAPTAAPAPAPGCSAPYRISQKLAGGTTWRMCWHYDSSAGLVLDNVTYQPKGEPRPIQVLASAKLAQVHVPYDNGQAEYDDLTGFGFGYGLRDLKPTECPGGTVKTVKVPDAGRVKGLCTTTRSRGHAYRMASDDGADVWQEQGTDLLLYTVNKVSWYEYITEWRFSSDGTISANVGATGSLSPGDYDAGDGRGWPIGKGAKDYAASHSHNVFWRLNFGLDGGVRDRIEQYDSEVTPPPANGSPTTRTTRTPVTKELAGDARTMRWWRVVSATGKNKDGHPRSYEIVPGPSAPHAGRPFTKHDIYVTQNRACEQFASNNILNCGRNAPDSVDEWVNGETLSHPVVWVNIGFHHIARDEDQQPMPVHWQGFQLAPRDVTAMNPLTPADLVGQNGAPPQGS is encoded by the coding sequence ATGGACAAGAGCAGACTTCCGCGTGCCCTCACCCCGGCCGTCCCGGCTGTCCCGGCTGTCCCGGCTGTCCCGGCTGTCCCGGCCGTCCCGGCCGTCCCGGCCGTCCCGGCCGTCCCGGCCGGTCCCGTACGCGCCGCACGGGCGGTCCGCGGGCCCGCCCCGGTGCTGGCCGCCGCCGTCCTGCTGGGCGGCGCGCTGACCGCCGCGGGCCCCACCGCTCAGGCCGCCGCGCCCCAGGCCCCCACCGCGGCCCCGGCCCCGGCCCCGGGCTGCAGCGCGCCGTACCGCATCAGCCAGAAGCTGGCCGGCGGCACGACCTGGCGCATGTGCTGGCACTACGACTCCTCCGCCGGGCTCGTCCTGGACAACGTCACCTACCAGCCCAAGGGCGAACCCCGGCCGATCCAGGTGCTGGCCAGTGCCAAGCTCGCGCAGGTGCATGTGCCCTACGACAACGGCCAGGCCGAGTACGACGACCTCACCGGCTTCGGCTTCGGCTACGGCCTGCGGGACCTCAAGCCCACCGAGTGCCCCGGCGGCACCGTCAAGACGGTGAAGGTCCCCGACGCGGGCCGGGTCAAGGGCCTGTGCACGACCACCCGCTCACGCGGCCACGCCTACCGGATGGCGAGCGACGACGGCGCCGACGTCTGGCAGGAGCAGGGCACGGACCTGCTCCTCTACACCGTCAACAAGGTCTCCTGGTACGAGTACATCACCGAGTGGCGCTTCTCCTCCGACGGCACGATATCGGCGAACGTCGGCGCCACCGGCAGTCTCTCCCCGGGCGACTACGACGCCGGTGACGGCCGCGGCTGGCCCATCGGAAAGGGCGCCAAGGACTACGCCGCCAGCCACAGCCACAACGTCTTCTGGCGGCTGAACTTCGGCCTCGACGGCGGCGTCAGGGACCGGATCGAGCAGTACGACTCCGAGGTCACCCCGCCCCCGGCCAACGGCAGCCCGACGACGAGGACCACCCGTACGCCCGTCACCAAGGAACTCGCCGGGGACGCGAGGACCATGCGGTGGTGGCGCGTCGTCAGCGCGACGGGAAAGAACAAGGACGGACACCCGCGCAGTTACGAGATCGTCCCCGGGCCGTCCGCCCCGCACGCGGGCCGGCCGTTCACCAAGCACGACATCTACGTCACCCAGAACCGGGCCTGCGAGCAGTTCGCCAGCAACAACATCCTCAACTGCGGACGGAACGCTCCCGACAGCGTCGACGAGTGGGTCAACGGAGAGACGCTGAGCCACCCGGTCGTGTGGGTGAACATCGGGTTCCACCACATCGCCCGGGACGAGGACCAGCAGCCGATGCCGGTCCACTGGCAGGGCTTCCAGCTCGCGCCGAGGGACGTAACCGCTATGAATCCTCTCACTCCGGCCGATCTCGTCGGCCAGAACGGTGCGCCTCCACAGGGGAGTTGA
- a CDS encoding SAV2148 family HEPN domain-containing protein, whose protein sequence is MSSGGMELPPGDTGHEGDSADVPPGAVSLARPVEIGAELDWSADAWSEVRTRAQRAGRAYIWLNLVEQRLRAVVAAVLRPIYEPVHGEEWVVAAAGPAGQEWVQRAVAVREVSRRKGYLLDPADDNVLSFLTLPQLRELMVQHWPCFEPYFDDRRDVELALDELEVARNVVSRNRALNEAVLAQAERASARLLEILGSGAGVPSADRLPVDAVEDLVGDRYADVVSIHSDRVRLQRQLPAEDLFGGSRRLDAIGIGLNLLVQNFSGRRLVRLAESGCRVRLLFLNPASSAVKRRERELGLKKGELSRSVEMNILHMRRVRSKLRDPGAFEIHVFDETPRFTAYLVDGDGPDGLAVVQSYLRRARGMEAPVLVLRGAGRSVVRSGQDGEHGLFQTYREEFDSVWADSRPVS, encoded by the coding sequence GTGAGCTCGGGAGGGATGGAGCTACCCCCAGGTGACACGGGTCACGAGGGGGACTCCGCCGACGTCCCGCCCGGCGCGGTCTCACTCGCCCGCCCGGTGGAGATCGGCGCGGAGCTGGACTGGAGCGCCGACGCCTGGAGCGAGGTGCGTACGCGCGCCCAGCGAGCCGGGCGGGCGTACATCTGGCTGAATCTGGTCGAACAGCGGCTGCGGGCCGTCGTGGCCGCCGTGCTGCGGCCCATCTACGAACCCGTGCACGGCGAGGAGTGGGTCGTCGCCGCCGCCGGCCCGGCCGGCCAGGAGTGGGTGCAGCGGGCCGTCGCCGTACGGGAGGTCAGCCGCCGCAAGGGGTACCTCCTCGACCCGGCCGACGACAACGTGCTCAGCTTCCTCACGCTCCCGCAGCTGCGGGAGCTGATGGTCCAGCACTGGCCCTGCTTCGAGCCGTACTTCGACGACCGGCGCGATGTGGAGCTGGCGCTGGACGAGCTGGAGGTCGCGCGGAACGTCGTCTCCCGCAACCGGGCGCTGAACGAGGCGGTGCTCGCCCAGGCCGAACGGGCCTCGGCCCGGCTGCTGGAGATCCTCGGCAGCGGCGCCGGGGTGCCCTCGGCGGACCGGCTGCCGGTCGACGCGGTCGAGGACCTGGTGGGGGACCGGTACGCGGACGTGGTCTCCATCCACTCCGACCGGGTACGGCTGCAGCGGCAACTGCCCGCCGAGGACCTCTTCGGGGGCTCCCGACGCCTCGACGCCATCGGCATAGGCCTGAACCTGCTGGTGCAGAACTTCTCCGGACGACGGCTGGTCCGGCTGGCCGAGTCCGGCTGCCGGGTGCGGCTGCTCTTCCTCAACCCGGCGAGCAGCGCGGTCAAACGGCGCGAGCGGGAACTCGGCCTGAAGAAGGGCGAGCTGAGCCGCTCGGTGGAGATGAACATCCTCCATATGCGGCGGGTGCGGTCCAAGCTCCGTGACCCCGGCGCCTTCGAGATCCACGTCTTCGACGAGACGCCCCGGTTCACGGCCTACCTGGTGGACGGGGACGGGCCGGACGGGCTGGCCGTCGTGCAGTCGTATCTGCGGCGGGCACGCGGCATGGAGGCGCCGGTGCTGGTCCTGCGCGGCGCCGGGCGCTCGGTGGTGAGGTCAGGTCAGGACGGCGAGCACGGGCTGTTCCAGACGTACCGCGAGGAGTTCGACTCGGTATGGGCCGACTCACGGCCGGTGTCCTGA
- a CDS encoding 3'-5' exonuclease gives MTWHREPLAGFDLETTGTDPLQARIVTAAVVTVAGDGTVDRRTWLADPGVRIPAQASAIHGISSERAAAEGRPARDVVAEIAETLVGHWARGVPVVAYNAAFDLTLLAAELQRHGLAPLVDLGPVIDPYTIDRAVDRYRRGKRTLEAVCGEYGVVLDDAHEASADALAAVRVARAIAARHTTVAGLTPAELHSRQVRWYAEWAADFQAFLRRKGETDATVDGTWPLREPVAVSG, from the coding sequence ATGACCTGGCACCGTGAGCCGCTGGCCGGCTTCGACCTGGAGACCACGGGGACGGATCCGCTCCAGGCGCGGATCGTGACGGCGGCGGTCGTCACGGTGGCCGGCGACGGGACCGTGGACCGGCGCACCTGGCTGGCGGACCCGGGCGTCCGCATCCCGGCGCAGGCCTCCGCGATCCACGGCATCAGCAGTGAACGGGCGGCGGCGGAGGGCCGTCCGGCCAGGGACGTGGTCGCCGAGATCGCCGAAACGCTGGTCGGGCACTGGGCTCGCGGGGTGCCGGTCGTGGCGTACAACGCGGCCTTCGACCTCACCCTGCTCGCCGCGGAGCTCCAACGGCACGGGCTGGCCCCGCTCGTGGACCTCGGCCCCGTCATCGACCCCTACACCATCGACCGCGCGGTCGACCGCTACCGGCGCGGCAAGCGCACCCTGGAGGCGGTCTGCGGGGAGTACGGCGTGGTCCTCGACGACGCGCACGAGGCCTCGGCCGACGCACTGGCCGCGGTCCGCGTCGCCCGCGCGATAGCCGCCCGCCACACCACGGTCGCGGGCCTCACCCCGGCCGAGCTCCACTCCCGCCAGGTCCGGTGGTATGCCGAATGGGCGGCGGACTTCCAGGCGTTCCTGCGCCGCAAGGGCGAGACGGACGCGACCGTCGACGGGACCTGGCCCCTGCGCGAGCCGGTGGCCGTCTCCGGCTGA
- a CDS encoding phosphotransferase enzyme family protein, which produces MDETRARVVLDAAGLSHDATLLALGENAVFGAGELVVKVGRDAELLARAERELAVAGWLEAAGVPAVRAAEPAARLVQGHPVTVWHRLPEAVRAAEPRDLAPLLRQVHALPAAPFALPPRELLGGVERWLRLAGNAIDPADAAYLRERRDGFAAAAAALTPHLPPGPVHGDALPRNVHVGPDGPVLVDLETFSSDLREHDLVVLALARDRYGLDAAAYEAFTEAYGWDVRRWEGCGVLRGARETASCAWVAQHAPVNPRAREEFRRRVTSLREGDAEVRWYPF; this is translated from the coding sequence ATGGACGAGACACGGGCGCGGGTGGTACTGGACGCGGCGGGGCTGTCGCACGACGCGACGCTGCTGGCCCTCGGGGAGAACGCGGTCTTCGGCGCCGGCGAGCTCGTCGTGAAGGTCGGGCGCGACGCCGAGCTGCTCGCGCGCGCGGAACGCGAACTGGCCGTGGCCGGGTGGCTGGAGGCGGCGGGCGTCCCCGCGGTGCGGGCCGCGGAGCCCGCGGCGCGACTGGTTCAGGGGCATCCGGTGACGGTGTGGCACCGGCTGCCGGAGGCGGTGCGGGCCGCCGAGCCACGGGACCTGGCGCCGCTGCTGCGGCAGGTGCACGCGCTGCCGGCGGCCCCGTTCGCCCTGCCGCCGCGGGAACTGCTCGGAGGTGTCGAGCGGTGGCTGCGGCTGGCGGGAAACGCGATCGACCCGGCGGACGCGGCGTATCTGCGGGAGCGGCGGGACGGTTTCGCCGCGGCGGCCGCCGCGCTGACGCCGCATCTTCCGCCGGGTCCGGTCCACGGCGACGCGCTGCCGCGCAATGTCCATGTCGGGCCGGACGGGCCGGTCCTGGTGGACCTGGAGACGTTCTCCTCGGACCTGCGCGAGCACGACCTGGTGGTCCTGGCGCTGGCCCGCGACCGGTACGGGCTGGACGCGGCGGCGTACGAGGCGTTCACGGAGGCGTACGGGTGGGATGTGCGCCGGTGGGAGGGGTGCGGGGTGCTGCGGGGCGCGCGTGAGACGGCGAGCTGTGCGTGGGTGGCGCAGCACGCGCCGGTGAACCCGCGGGCACGCGAGGAGTTCCGGCGGCGGGTGACGTCCCTGCGGGAGGGGGACGCGGAGGTGCGCTGGTACCCGTTCTGA
- a CDS encoding carbohydrate ABC transporter permease, which yields MAATATARSDTARDHRYRRDHGAWFLVLPALVPILVLSVGPLLYGIALSLTDAQSGRTQATTWTGTLNFRDLLHDTLFWDSFRIGLVWAFGVTVPQFVLALGLALLLNQNLRLRWLARALAIIPWAMPEVVVGIMWRLVYHPDAGVLNETIRDLGLGDGRDWLTGLATALPAVIVVGVWSGMPQTTVALLAGLQNTPQELHEAAALDGAGAWRRFRTVTWPALRPVALAITALQFIWNFNSFALVYVLTSGGPGGRTRLPMLFAYEEAFRYGQFGYAAAMGCVMVAVISVMLALYLVGRLRGGEPR from the coding sequence TTGGCGGCGACCGCGACGGCGCGGTCAGACACAGCGAGGGACCACCGCTACCGCAGGGACCACGGGGCCTGGTTCCTCGTGCTCCCCGCCCTCGTACCGATCCTCGTCCTCAGCGTCGGCCCCCTGCTCTACGGCATCGCGCTCTCCCTCACCGACGCCCAGTCCGGCCGTACCCAGGCCACCACCTGGACCGGGACGCTCAACTTCCGGGACCTGCTGCACGACACGCTGTTCTGGGACTCGTTCAGGATCGGCCTCGTCTGGGCGTTCGGCGTCACCGTGCCGCAGTTCGTGCTGGCCCTCGGACTCGCCCTGCTCCTCAACCAGAACCTCCGGTTGCGCTGGCTCGCCCGGGCCCTCGCGATCATCCCCTGGGCCATGCCGGAGGTCGTCGTCGGCATCATGTGGCGCCTCGTCTACCACCCCGACGCGGGCGTCCTCAACGAGACCATCCGCGATCTCGGCCTGGGCGACGGCCGCGACTGGCTCACCGGACTGGCCACCGCGCTGCCCGCCGTGATCGTCGTCGGCGTCTGGTCCGGCATGCCCCAGACCACCGTGGCGCTCCTCGCCGGCCTCCAGAACACCCCCCAGGAGCTCCATGAGGCCGCGGCGCTCGACGGCGCGGGTGCCTGGCGCCGGTTCCGTACCGTCACCTGGCCCGCGCTGCGGCCCGTCGCGCTCGCGATCACGGCCCTGCAGTTCATCTGGAACTTCAACTCCTTCGCCCTGGTCTATGTCCTCACCAGCGGCGGTCCCGGCGGCCGCACCCGCCTTCCCATGCTGTTCGCCTACGAAGAGGCCTTCCGCTACGGCCAGTTCGGCTATGCCGCGGCGATGGGCTGCGTCATGGTGGCGGTGATCTCCGTGATGCTCGCGCTGTATCTGGTGGGCCGGCTGAGGGGTGGTGAGCCGCGATGA
- a CDS encoding carbohydrate ABC transporter permease produces the protein MRTGRAGRAGQYLALLAYLVFLAFPFLWLVSTAFKPPGELASLHPTWIPRNPTLENFRQAFGEQPLLRAAANSLVIALAAALVAVVVATPMAYVTARHRTRLSKAVTGWVVVSQAFPFVLLIIPLFLILKNLQLVNTLTGLVLVYVVWSLPFALWMLTGYVRAVPAELEEAAAVDGAGRARILVSVTAPLLAPGIAATAMFAFITAWNEFFFALVLLKTPEKQTLPVVLTHFLGAEGVADLGPLAAAAFLATIPSLVIFAIIQKRITGGMLAGAVKH, from the coding sequence ATGCGCACCGGCAGGGCCGGACGGGCCGGCCAGTACCTGGCGCTCCTCGCGTATCTCGTCTTCCTCGCGTTCCCGTTCCTCTGGCTGGTCTCCACGGCCTTCAAGCCACCCGGGGAACTCGCCTCGCTCCACCCCACCTGGATCCCGCGGAACCCGACCCTCGAGAACTTCCGGCAGGCCTTCGGCGAACAGCCACTGCTGCGGGCCGCCGCCAACAGTCTGGTCATCGCCCTGGCCGCGGCGCTCGTGGCGGTGGTCGTCGCGACCCCGATGGCCTATGTGACGGCCCGCCACCGCACCCGGCTTTCGAAGGCCGTCACCGGCTGGGTCGTGGTCAGCCAGGCGTTCCCGTTCGTCCTGCTGATCATTCCGCTGTTCCTGATCCTGAAGAACCTCCAGCTGGTCAACACCCTGACCGGCCTGGTGCTGGTGTACGTGGTGTGGTCGCTTCCGTTCGCGCTCTGGATGCTCACCGGCTACGTCCGGGCCGTGCCCGCCGAACTGGAGGAGGCCGCGGCCGTGGACGGCGCGGGCAGGGCCCGCATCCTCGTCTCGGTCACCGCGCCGCTGCTGGCGCCCGGCATCGCGGCCACCGCGATGTTCGCGTTCATCACGGCGTGGAACGAGTTCTTCTTCGCGCTCGTCCTGCTGAAGACCCCCGAGAAGCAGACGCTGCCGGTCGTCCTCACCCACTTCCTCGGCGCCGAGGGCGTCGCCGATCTCGGGCCGCTCGCCGCGGCCGCGTTCCTCGCGACGATCCCCTCGCTCGTGATCTTCGCGATCATCCAGAAACGGATCACCGGCGGAATGCTGGCGGGGGCGGTGAAGCACTGA
- a CDS encoding ABC transporter substrate-binding protein — MRPRVPALAAAAMAFVLLLAGCSGEDSSRTDGKITLRFQSLAWQEESVAANKELVKEWNATHPRVRVEYVQGSWDSVHDQLLTSFEGGEAPDIIHDASDDLADFAYGGYLADLRGLLPARLTADIPRQSWETTTFGDGVHGVPFLQEPRVLIANKKILDASGARIPTPREPWSWEEFRGVAKKLTAHLGEGRYGVAWPLKDPVSATLNLGLSAGGRMFQRGADDKVRIEFTDADAVVPGTVHDQVTVDGSASPTALGGGGSDALPGFFAGKYAMVPLGFSYRQQIAQQAPEGFEWTVLPAPAGRAGLAQGVSPQTLSVAEDSPYKKEAVAFIDFLLRPANMVRLAKGDWMLPTGRQALADPSLRTAENGWATGAALARHLRSAPAQSVRGYPEWKDKVATPALQEYYSGGIDRAELRKRLVKDGNLVLARYQRQ, encoded by the coding sequence ATGAGACCACGCGTACCGGCACTGGCCGCGGCGGCCATGGCGTTCGTCCTGCTGCTGGCCGGCTGCTCCGGCGAGGACTCCTCACGGACCGACGGGAAGATCACCCTCCGCTTCCAGTCGCTGGCCTGGCAGGAGGAATCCGTCGCCGCCAACAAGGAACTCGTGAAGGAGTGGAACGCCACCCACCCCCGGGTGCGGGTCGAGTACGTCCAGGGCAGCTGGGACAGCGTCCACGACCAGCTGCTCACCTCCTTCGAGGGCGGTGAGGCGCCCGACATCATCCATGACGCCTCCGACGACCTCGCCGACTTCGCCTACGGCGGCTATCTCGCCGATCTGCGCGGGCTGCTGCCCGCCCGGCTCACCGCCGACATCCCGCGGCAGAGCTGGGAGACGACGACCTTCGGCGACGGCGTCCACGGGGTCCCGTTCCTCCAGGAACCCCGTGTCCTCATCGCCAACAAGAAGATCCTCGACGCCTCCGGTGCCCGGATCCCGACGCCGCGGGAGCCGTGGAGCTGGGAGGAGTTCCGCGGCGTCGCCAAGAAGCTGACGGCGCATCTGGGCGAAGGGAGGTACGGCGTGGCCTGGCCGCTGAAGGATCCGGTCTCGGCCACGCTGAACCTCGGGCTCTCTGCGGGCGGGCGGATGTTCCAGCGGGGCGCGGACGACAAGGTGCGCATCGAGTTCACCGATGCCGACGCGGTCGTCCCCGGGACCGTCCACGACCAGGTCACGGTGGACGGCAGCGCGTCGCCGACCGCGCTCGGCGGGGGCGGCTCCGACGCCCTGCCCGGCTTCTTCGCGGGCAAGTACGCGATGGTCCCGCTGGGCTTCTCGTACCGGCAGCAGATCGCGCAGCAGGCGCCCGAGGGCTTCGAGTGGACCGTGCTGCCCGCGCCCGCCGGCCGGGCGGGGCTCGCACAGGGCGTCAGCCCGCAGACCCTGTCGGTCGCCGAGGACAGCCCGTACAAGAAGGAGGCGGTCGCCTTCATCGACTTCCTGCTGCGGCCGGCGAACATGGTGCGGCTCGCGAAGGGCGACTGGATGCTGCCGACGGGCCGGCAGGCGCTCGCCGATCCGTCGCTGAGGACCGCCGAGAACGGCTGGGCGACCGGCGCGGCGCTCGCGCGGCATCTGAGGTCGGCGCCCGCGCAGTCGGTGCGGGGCTATCCGGAGTGGAAGGACAAGGTGGCGACGCCCGCGCTCCAGGAGTACTACTCCGGCGGCATCGACCGCGCGGAGCTGAGGAAACGCCTGGTCAAGGACGGGAATCTGGTCCTCGCCCGCTATCAGCGGCAGTAG